In one Myotis daubentonii chromosome 1, mMyoDau2.1, whole genome shotgun sequence genomic region, the following are encoded:
- the ANGEL1 gene encoding protein angel homolog 1 isoform X1 — translation MMYPAGPGSGDSPEGFPEQPRLQPQIGNCTAQTLDAFFTCRKNALLAKSSPPQVEGDFAMAPQGLGQEECEGLLQQWREEGSSQVFSAVSEGPLVDKGLAQSSLALLMDYPGEQDAASEDKWCSRQLSDLQAAENLEEPSPEVLGEESLPEGEGPMWAAVPMQAGPQYADCTILPMGALAAEEWEEDPAVVAWSLAPEPMPQEEAPIWSFEGLGQLQPPPVEIPYHEILWREWEDFSTQLDAQGLEAGDGPQFQFTLMSYNILAQDLMQQSSELYLHCHPDILNWNYRFANLMQEFQHWDPDILCLQEVQEDHYWEQLEPSLRMMGFTCFYKRRTGCKTDGCAVCYKPTRFRLLCASPVEYLRPGLELLNRDNVGLVLLLQPLVPEGLGQVSVAPLCVANTHILYNPRRGDVKLAQMAILLAEVDKVARLSDGSHCPIILCGDLNSVPDSPLYNFIRDGELQYDGMPAWKVSGQEDFSHQLYQRKLQAPLWPSALGITDGCQYVTSCHPKRSERRKYSRDFLLRFRFCSIACQRPVGLVLMEGVTDTKPERPAGWAESVLEEDMSEPEPEPEPVSPRTVGTIQHCLHLTSVYTHFLPQHCRPEVTTMPLGIGATVDYIFFSAESCENGNRTDHRLYQDGTLKLLGRLSLLSEEILWAANGLPNPFCSSDHLCLLASFGMEVTAP, via the exons ATGATGTATCCAGCTGGTCCTGGATCTGGTGACTCCCCAGAGGGCTTCCCAGAACAACCGAGGCTGCAGCCACAAATTGGAAACTGCACAGCTCAGACACTGG ATGCTTTCTTCACGTGTCGAAAAAATGCTCTCCTGGCGAAGAGCTCGCCCCCCCAGGTAGAGGGTGACTTTGCCATGgccccccagggcctgggccaggaagagTGTGAGGGCCTGCTGCAGCAGTGGCGAGAAGAAGGGTCGAGCCAGGTGTTCTCGGCCGTGAGCGAGGGTCCCCTAGTAGATAAGGGACTAGCCCAGAGCAGCTTGGCACTCCTGATGGATTATCCTGGAGAACAGGATGCTGCTTCCGAGGACAAGtggtgcagcaggcagctgagtgACCTGCAGGCAGCAGAGAACCTAGAGGAGCCTTCCCCCGAGGTCCTCGGAGAGGAGTCACTGCCGGAGGGCGAGGGCCCGATGTGGGCAGCTGTCCCCATGCAGGCAGGCCCTCAGTATGCAGACTGCACCATCCTCCCAATGGGTGCACTGGCTGCAGAGGAGTGGGAAGAGGACCCCGCAGTGGTCGCCTGGAGCCTAGCGCCTGAGCCCATGCCCCAGGAAGAGGCTCCCATCTGGTCCTttgagggcctggggcagttgCAGCCTCCCCCCGTAGAAATTCCTTATCATG AAATCCTGTGGCGAGAATGGGAGGATTTCTCCACTCAGCTGGATGCGCAGGGCCTGGAGGCAGGGGATGGCCCGCAGTTCCAGTTCACTCTGATGTCCTATAACATCCTGGCCCAGGACCTCATGCAGCAGAGCTCCGAGCTCTATCTGCATTGCCACCCGGACATCCTCAATTGGAACTATCGCTTTGCAAATCTCATGCAGGAATTCCAGCACTGGGACCCTGAT ATCCTGTGTCTTCAGGAAGTCCAGGAAGATCATTACTGGGAGCAGCTGGAGCCCTCGCTGCGAATGATGG GCTTCACCTGTTTCTACAAGAGGAGGACCGGGTGTAAGACGGACGGCTGTGCTGTCTGCTACAAGCCCACGAGATTCCGTCTGCTCTGCGCCAGCCCTGTGGAGTACTTGCGGCCTGGCTTGGAGCTCCTCAATCGGGATAACGTGGGCttagtgctgctgctgcagccactggtCCCAGAAGGCCTGGGGCAAGTCTCGGTGGCCCCATTATGTGTGGCTAATACCCACATCCTGTACAACCCACGCCGGGGTGATGTCAAGTTGGCCCAGATGGCCATTCTCTTGGCTGAAGTGGACAAGGTGGCTAGGTTGTCAGATGGCAGCCACTGCCCCATCATCTTGTGTGGGGACCTGAATTCTGTCCCTGATTCACCTCTCTACAACTTCATCAGGGACGGAGAGCTGCAATACGATGGGATGCCGGCCTGGAAG GTGTCTGGACAGGAAGACTTCTCCCATCAGCTTTACCAGAGGAAGCTGCAGGCCCCACTATGGCCCAGTGCCCTGGGCATCACTGATGGCTGTCAGTATGTCACCTCCTGTCATCCCAAGAGGTCAG AGAGACGTAAATATAGCCGAGACTTCCTGCTACGTTTCCGCTTCTGCAGTATTGCCTGTCAGCGACCAGTAGGACTGGTTCTTATGGAGGGAGTGACAGATACCAAGCCAG AACGACCTGCTGGCTGGGCCGAGTCCGTTCTTGAGGAAGACATGTCTGAGCCCGAACCCGAGCCCGAGCCCGTCTCCCCCAG GACCGTAGGCACCATCCAGCACTGCCTCCACCTGACCTCGGTATATACTCACTTCCTGCCCCAGCATTGCCGCCCAGAGGTCACCACAATGCCCTTGGGTATTGGAGCAACAGTGGATTACATCTTCTTCTCAGCTGAGTCCTGCGAGAATGGGAACAGGACTG ATCACAGGCTATATCAAGATGGAACGCTCAAGCTCCTGGGccgtctctccctcctctctgaagagATTCTCTGGGCTGCCAATGGCTTACCCAACCCCTTCTGCTCTTcagaccacctctgcctgctggccagcTTCGGGATGGAAGTGACCGCCCCATGA
- the ANGEL1 gene encoding protein angel homolog 1 isoform X3 produces the protein MIASCLCYLLLPAARLCRALSRALSEILWREWEDFSTQLDAQGLEAGDGPQFQFTLMSYNILAQDLMQQSSELYLHCHPDILNWNYRFANLMQEFQHWDPDILCLQEVQEDHYWEQLEPSLRMMGFTCFYKRRTGCKTDGCAVCYKPTRFRLLCASPVEYLRPGLELLNRDNVGLVLLLQPLVPEGLGQVSVAPLCVANTHILYNPRRGDVKLAQMAILLAEVDKVARLSDGSHCPIILCGDLNSVPDSPLYNFIRDGELQYDGMPAWKVSGQEDFSHQLYQRKLQAPLWPSALGITDGCQYVTSCHPKRSERRKYSRDFLLRFRFCSIACQRPVGLVLMEGVTDTKPERPAGWAESVLEEDMSEPEPEPEPVSPRTVGTIQHCLHLTSVYTHFLPQHCRPEVTTMPLGIGATVDYIFFSAESCENGNRTDHRLYQDGTLKLLGRLSLLSEEILWAANGLPNPFCSSDHLCLLASFGMEVTAP, from the exons ATGATAGCGTCGTGCCTGTGctacctgctgctgccggccgcGCGCCTGTGCCGCGCCCTCTCCCGCGCCCTCTCAG AAATCCTGTGGCGAGAATGGGAGGATTTCTCCACTCAGCTGGATGCGCAGGGCCTGGAGGCAGGGGATGGCCCGCAGTTCCAGTTCACTCTGATGTCCTATAACATCCTGGCCCAGGACCTCATGCAGCAGAGCTCCGAGCTCTATCTGCATTGCCACCCGGACATCCTCAATTGGAACTATCGCTTTGCAAATCTCATGCAGGAATTCCAGCACTGGGACCCTGAT ATCCTGTGTCTTCAGGAAGTCCAGGAAGATCATTACTGGGAGCAGCTGGAGCCCTCGCTGCGAATGATGG GCTTCACCTGTTTCTACAAGAGGAGGACCGGGTGTAAGACGGACGGCTGTGCTGTCTGCTACAAGCCCACGAGATTCCGTCTGCTCTGCGCCAGCCCTGTGGAGTACTTGCGGCCTGGCTTGGAGCTCCTCAATCGGGATAACGTGGGCttagtgctgctgctgcagccactggtCCCAGAAGGCCTGGGGCAAGTCTCGGTGGCCCCATTATGTGTGGCTAATACCCACATCCTGTACAACCCACGCCGGGGTGATGTCAAGTTGGCCCAGATGGCCATTCTCTTGGCTGAAGTGGACAAGGTGGCTAGGTTGTCAGATGGCAGCCACTGCCCCATCATCTTGTGTGGGGACCTGAATTCTGTCCCTGATTCACCTCTCTACAACTTCATCAGGGACGGAGAGCTGCAATACGATGGGATGCCGGCCTGGAAG GTGTCTGGACAGGAAGACTTCTCCCATCAGCTTTACCAGAGGAAGCTGCAGGCCCCACTATGGCCCAGTGCCCTGGGCATCACTGATGGCTGTCAGTATGTCACCTCCTGTCATCCCAAGAGGTCAG AGAGACGTAAATATAGCCGAGACTTCCTGCTACGTTTCCGCTTCTGCAGTATTGCCTGTCAGCGACCAGTAGGACTGGTTCTTATGGAGGGAGTGACAGATACCAAGCCAG AACGACCTGCTGGCTGGGCCGAGTCCGTTCTTGAGGAAGACATGTCTGAGCCCGAACCCGAGCCCGAGCCCGTCTCCCCCAG GACCGTAGGCACCATCCAGCACTGCCTCCACCTGACCTCGGTATATACTCACTTCCTGCCCCAGCATTGCCGCCCAGAGGTCACCACAATGCCCTTGGGTATTGGAGCAACAGTGGATTACATCTTCTTCTCAGCTGAGTCCTGCGAGAATGGGAACAGGACTG ATCACAGGCTATATCAAGATGGAACGCTCAAGCTCCTGGGccgtctctccctcctctctgaagagATTCTCTGGGCTGCCAATGGCTTACCCAACCCCTTCTGCTCTTcagaccacctctgcctgctggccagcTTCGGGATGGAAGTGACCGCCCCATGA
- the ANGEL1 gene encoding protein angel homolog 1 isoform X2: MIASCLCYLLLPAARLCRALSRALSDAFFTCRKNALLAKSSPPQVEGDFAMAPQGLGQEECEGLLQQWREEGSSQVFSAVSEGPLVDKGLAQSSLALLMDYPGEQDAASEDKWCSRQLSDLQAAENLEEPSPEVLGEESLPEGEGPMWAAVPMQAGPQYADCTILPMGALAAEEWEEDPAVVAWSLAPEPMPQEEAPIWSFEGLGQLQPPPVEIPYHEILWREWEDFSTQLDAQGLEAGDGPQFQFTLMSYNILAQDLMQQSSELYLHCHPDILNWNYRFANLMQEFQHWDPDILCLQEVQEDHYWEQLEPSLRMMGFTCFYKRRTGCKTDGCAVCYKPTRFRLLCASPVEYLRPGLELLNRDNVGLVLLLQPLVPEGLGQVSVAPLCVANTHILYNPRRGDVKLAQMAILLAEVDKVARLSDGSHCPIILCGDLNSVPDSPLYNFIRDGELQYDGMPAWKVSGQEDFSHQLYQRKLQAPLWPSALGITDGCQYVTSCHPKRSERRKYSRDFLLRFRFCSIACQRPVGLVLMEGVTDTKPERPAGWAESVLEEDMSEPEPEPEPVSPRTVGTIQHCLHLTSVYTHFLPQHCRPEVTTMPLGIGATVDYIFFSAESCENGNRTDHRLYQDGTLKLLGRLSLLSEEILWAANGLPNPFCSSDHLCLLASFGMEVTAP, from the exons ATGATAGCGTCGTGCCTGTGctacctgctgctgccggccgcGCGCCTGTGCCGCGCCCTCTCCCGCGCCCTCTCAG ATGCTTTCTTCACGTGTCGAAAAAATGCTCTCCTGGCGAAGAGCTCGCCCCCCCAGGTAGAGGGTGACTTTGCCATGgccccccagggcctgggccaggaagagTGTGAGGGCCTGCTGCAGCAGTGGCGAGAAGAAGGGTCGAGCCAGGTGTTCTCGGCCGTGAGCGAGGGTCCCCTAGTAGATAAGGGACTAGCCCAGAGCAGCTTGGCACTCCTGATGGATTATCCTGGAGAACAGGATGCTGCTTCCGAGGACAAGtggtgcagcaggcagctgagtgACCTGCAGGCAGCAGAGAACCTAGAGGAGCCTTCCCCCGAGGTCCTCGGAGAGGAGTCACTGCCGGAGGGCGAGGGCCCGATGTGGGCAGCTGTCCCCATGCAGGCAGGCCCTCAGTATGCAGACTGCACCATCCTCCCAATGGGTGCACTGGCTGCAGAGGAGTGGGAAGAGGACCCCGCAGTGGTCGCCTGGAGCCTAGCGCCTGAGCCCATGCCCCAGGAAGAGGCTCCCATCTGGTCCTttgagggcctggggcagttgCAGCCTCCCCCCGTAGAAATTCCTTATCATG AAATCCTGTGGCGAGAATGGGAGGATTTCTCCACTCAGCTGGATGCGCAGGGCCTGGAGGCAGGGGATGGCCCGCAGTTCCAGTTCACTCTGATGTCCTATAACATCCTGGCCCAGGACCTCATGCAGCAGAGCTCCGAGCTCTATCTGCATTGCCACCCGGACATCCTCAATTGGAACTATCGCTTTGCAAATCTCATGCAGGAATTCCAGCACTGGGACCCTGAT ATCCTGTGTCTTCAGGAAGTCCAGGAAGATCATTACTGGGAGCAGCTGGAGCCCTCGCTGCGAATGATGG GCTTCACCTGTTTCTACAAGAGGAGGACCGGGTGTAAGACGGACGGCTGTGCTGTCTGCTACAAGCCCACGAGATTCCGTCTGCTCTGCGCCAGCCCTGTGGAGTACTTGCGGCCTGGCTTGGAGCTCCTCAATCGGGATAACGTGGGCttagtgctgctgctgcagccactggtCCCAGAAGGCCTGGGGCAAGTCTCGGTGGCCCCATTATGTGTGGCTAATACCCACATCCTGTACAACCCACGCCGGGGTGATGTCAAGTTGGCCCAGATGGCCATTCTCTTGGCTGAAGTGGACAAGGTGGCTAGGTTGTCAGATGGCAGCCACTGCCCCATCATCTTGTGTGGGGACCTGAATTCTGTCCCTGATTCACCTCTCTACAACTTCATCAGGGACGGAGAGCTGCAATACGATGGGATGCCGGCCTGGAAG GTGTCTGGACAGGAAGACTTCTCCCATCAGCTTTACCAGAGGAAGCTGCAGGCCCCACTATGGCCCAGTGCCCTGGGCATCACTGATGGCTGTCAGTATGTCACCTCCTGTCATCCCAAGAGGTCAG AGAGACGTAAATATAGCCGAGACTTCCTGCTACGTTTCCGCTTCTGCAGTATTGCCTGTCAGCGACCAGTAGGACTGGTTCTTATGGAGGGAGTGACAGATACCAAGCCAG AACGACCTGCTGGCTGGGCCGAGTCCGTTCTTGAGGAAGACATGTCTGAGCCCGAACCCGAGCCCGAGCCCGTCTCCCCCAG GACCGTAGGCACCATCCAGCACTGCCTCCACCTGACCTCGGTATATACTCACTTCCTGCCCCAGCATTGCCGCCCAGAGGTCACCACAATGCCCTTGGGTATTGGAGCAACAGTGGATTACATCTTCTTCTCAGCTGAGTCCTGCGAGAATGGGAACAGGACTG ATCACAGGCTATATCAAGATGGAACGCTCAAGCTCCTGGGccgtctctccctcctctctgaagagATTCTCTGGGCTGCCAATGGCTTACCCAACCCCTTCTGCTCTTcagaccacctctgcctgctggccagcTTCGGGATGGAAGTGACCGCCCCATGA